The following proteins are co-located in the Oceanimonas sp. GK1 genome:
- the ubiD gene encoding 4-hydroxy-3-polyprenylbenzoate decarboxylase gives MKYKDLRDFIAQLEAQGELKRIHQEIDPYLEMTEICDRTLKAGGPALLFENPKGFDMPVLGNLFGTPKRVAMGMGQPDVSALREVGRWLSYLKEPEPPKGLKELMEKLPIFKQVLNMPVKRLKKAPCQDVIQEGDEVDLTRIPVQHCWPGDAAPLITWGLTITRGPYKKRQNLGIYRQQVLGRNKVIMRWLSHRGGALDFREWQEAHPGQPYPVAVALGADPATILGAVTPVPDTLSEYAFAGLLRGSRTEVVKCIGSDLEVPASAEIVLEGHIYPGEMAPEGPYGDHTGYYNEIDEFPVFTVERITRRRDAIYHSTYTGRPPDEPAVLGVALNEVFVPILQKQFPEITDFYLPPEGCSYRMAVVTMKKRYPGHAKRVMLGVWSFLRQFMYTKFVIVCDDDINARDWNDVIWAITTRMDPARDTTLIEHTPIDYLDFASPVSGLGSKMGLDATNKWPGETNREWGQPIVMTDEVKQRVDALWDQLGILNASAEQSEIKG, from the coding sequence ATGAAATACAAGGATTTGCGAGACTTTATCGCGCAACTTGAAGCCCAGGGGGAGCTCAAGCGCATTCATCAGGAGATCGATCCCTACCTGGAGATGACCGAGATCTGCGACCGCACCCTCAAGGCGGGCGGTCCGGCGCTGCTGTTTGAAAACCCCAAGGGCTTTGATATGCCGGTGCTGGGTAACCTGTTCGGTACTCCCAAACGAGTGGCCATGGGCATGGGGCAGCCGGACGTCAGCGCCCTGCGCGAAGTGGGCCGCTGGTTGTCCTACCTCAAGGAGCCGGAGCCGCCCAAGGGTCTGAAGGAGCTGATGGAAAAGCTGCCCATCTTCAAGCAGGTGCTCAATATGCCGGTCAAACGGCTGAAAAAGGCGCCCTGCCAGGACGTGATCCAGGAAGGGGATGAGGTGGATCTGACCCGCATTCCGGTACAGCACTGCTGGCCGGGCGACGCTGCACCGCTGATCACCTGGGGCCTGACCATTACCCGTGGCCCTTATAAAAAGCGCCAGAACCTGGGGATTTACCGCCAGCAGGTACTGGGCAGAAACAAGGTGATCATGCGCTGGCTCAGCCATCGCGGCGGGGCGCTGGACTTTCGCGAGTGGCAGGAAGCCCACCCGGGTCAGCCTTATCCGGTGGCGGTAGCCCTGGGCGCCGATCCGGCCACCATCCTCGGGGCCGTGACGCCGGTGCCCGACACCCTGTCGGAATACGCTTTTGCCGGTCTGCTGCGCGGCAGCCGCACCGAGGTGGTCAAGTGCATTGGCTCCGATCTGGAAGTGCCCGCCAGTGCTGAGATTGTGCTCGAAGGCCACATCTATCCCGGCGAGATGGCGCCGGAAGGCCCTTATGGCGATCACACCGGTTACTACAACGAAATTGACGAATTCCCGGTGTTTACCGTGGAGCGCATTACGCGCCGGCGCGACGCCATTTATCATTCCACCTATACCGGCCGCCCGCCCGATGAGCCGGCGGTGCTGGGCGTGGCGCTGAATGAGGTGTTCGTACCCATACTGCAAAAGCAGTTTCCGGAAATCACCGACTTCTATCTGCCGCCGGAAGGCTGCTCCTACCGCATGGCGGTGGTGACCATGAAAAAACGCTACCCCGGCCATGCCAAACGTGTCATGCTGGGCGTTTGGTCGTTTTTACGACAATTCATGTACACCAAGTTCGTTATTGTGTGCGACGACGATATCAATGCCAGAGACTGGAATGACGTGATCTGGGCCATTACGACCCGAATGGACCCGGCGCGGGATACCACATTGATCGAGCACACGCCCATCGATTATCTGGATTTTGCCTCGCCGGTCTCCGGTCTGGGCTCAAAAATGGGCCTGGATGCCACCAACAAGTGGCCGGGTGAAACCAATCGGGAATGGGGGCAACCCATAGTGATGACGGACGAGGTCAAACAACGGGTCGATGCGCTGTGGGACCAACTCGGTATCCTGAACGCGAGTGCAGAACAGAGTGAGATCAAAGGATAG